The proteins below come from a single Pseudarthrobacter sp. SSS035 genomic window:
- a CDS encoding amino acid permease: protein MNLIAIGGVIGAGLFVGSGVVISSTGPAAIVSFAIAGVITLLLMRMLAEMAVARPVVGSFYVYARQALGQRAGFATGWMYWYFFVIVVAVEAIAGGRIIQLWFPMVPLWMLSLGLMVVLSATNMASARSFGEFEYWFSSIKVVAIVLFLGLGVLWITGLWPESTPGIGNLFDHGGFTPLGWGAVLAAVVPCVAFYTGAEIITIAAAESEDPERSVKKAMRSIVARVVTFYVGSIFVVVAIQRWDAESVGVSPYAAVLDVLGIPAVSTIMNFIVLTAVLSCLNSALYTTSRMLFALTRNGDAPKFFTKLSRSGVPRRAILLGTTVGYVSVVCVYVWGDVVFAFLVNSYGAVALFVYLAIALSQVVLRKRLDRDDPGALKLKMWLFPWLSYATIALMLLVIAAMALLPSTQTQFVMSGVTLVIILLSYELRRRYGRTPGEEAGNDAADLPADPSLDPSAEGLEEEPDKQPVAARP, encoded by the coding sequence ATGAATTTGATCGCCATTGGGGGCGTCATCGGTGCCGGGTTGTTCGTCGGCAGTGGCGTTGTGATCAGCAGCACCGGCCCGGCGGCCATCGTCTCGTTTGCGATCGCAGGCGTCATCACCTTGCTCCTCATGCGGATGCTGGCCGAAATGGCCGTAGCGCGTCCGGTGGTGGGCTCTTTTTATGTCTACGCACGCCAGGCGCTGGGACAGCGGGCCGGGTTCGCCACCGGCTGGATGTACTGGTACTTCTTTGTGATTGTGGTGGCAGTCGAGGCGATTGCCGGTGGCCGGATCATCCAGCTGTGGTTCCCCATGGTTCCGTTGTGGATGCTCAGCCTGGGCCTGATGGTGGTACTGAGCGCCACGAACATGGCTTCGGCCCGCTCCTTCGGCGAGTTCGAGTACTGGTTCAGCTCCATCAAAGTGGTGGCCATCGTCCTGTTCCTGGGGCTGGGCGTACTGTGGATCACCGGCCTGTGGCCCGAGTCGACGCCGGGCATCGGCAACCTCTTTGACCACGGTGGCTTCACGCCGCTGGGCTGGGGTGCCGTGCTGGCCGCCGTCGTTCCCTGTGTGGCCTTCTACACCGGCGCGGAAATCATCACCATTGCGGCCGCCGAGTCCGAAGACCCCGAGCGTTCCGTCAAGAAGGCCATGCGCTCCATCGTGGCCCGGGTGGTGACCTTCTACGTCGGCTCGATCTTCGTGGTGGTGGCGATCCAGAGGTGGGATGCCGAGAGCGTCGGCGTGAGCCCCTACGCGGCGGTGCTGGACGTCCTGGGTATCCCGGCGGTGTCCACCATCATGAACTTCATTGTCCTCACGGCAGTGCTCTCGTGCCTGAACTCAGCCCTGTACACCACCTCGCGCATGCTGTTTGCGCTCACCCGCAACGGCGATGCCCCCAAGTTCTTCACCAAGCTGTCACGGAGCGGCGTTCCGCGCCGTGCCATCCTGCTGGGCACCACCGTGGGCTACGTTTCGGTGGTGTGTGTCTACGTGTGGGGCGATGTGGTGTTCGCCTTCCTGGTGAACTCCTACGGTGCCGTGGCGCTCTTCGTCTACCTGGCGATCGCACTGTCACAGGTGGTGCTGCGCAAGAGGCTGGACCGCGACGACCCCGGCGCGCTGAAACTGAAGATGTGGCTGTTCCCGTGGCTCAGCTACGCAACCATCGCGCTTATGCTCTTGGTCATCGCCGCCATGGCCCTGCTGCCCAGCACCCAGACCCAGTTCGTGATGAGCGGCGTGACGCTCGTGATCATCCTGCTCAGCTACGAGCTGCGCCGGCGCTACGGCCGTACGCCTGGAGAAGAAGCCGGCAACGACGCCGCCGACCTTCCGGCGGATCCGTCCTTGGACCCCTCGGCTGAAGGGCTCGAGGAGGAGCCCGACAAGCAGCCGGTAGCGGCCCGCCCCTGA
- a CDS encoding cobalt chelatase, translating to MASLAEQTEQAEREGAETAARQLAATSLRRRKQTLELCAAAMRGLSRQGGLHFRGPALYRESTPVAMPAPHLHPGTDAVTLDAFRGAADGMALRLQHSDAALHAEFCPATPARRLVFEMLEQFRTESLADAAMPGVRANLNRRFQQWSREFEASTLADTDLGLILFTVAQVCRARITAEPMSPDFEDRIESARAELAPHLGTHLAALRRERFSQPGFARHSLAIAETVAAISEHLEAREARPSRSSGRVPQFQLLFDQDSNDDAVPTAGYGRSDALEAGGDGYRKFTTAYDRELHATDLVRAELLRGYRQQLDDDIARQGINVPRLGRALGAVLSTAVQDGWDGDAIEGRLDGSRLARLVTASGDRRVFRTERIEPRTDATVTFLVDCSGSMKEHSAAVAALVDVYARALELAGARCEVLGFTTAAWNGGRAGKDWIRTGRPPHPGRLNEVRHLVFKDADTPWRRARPAIAGLMKKDLFREGVDGEAVDWACARLGGGPGNGGTGSNGSERRILLVVSDGSPMDGATALANDGHYLEQHLRDVVAAHEAAGNAEIFGLGVGLDLSPYYRRNIALDLSRGSSAAVVGQVLAMLAGRR from the coding sequence ATGGCCTCCCTGGCGGAACAGACGGAGCAGGCGGAGAGGGAAGGGGCGGAGACCGCCGCCCGGCAGCTCGCCGCCACCTCGCTGCGCCGCCGCAAGCAGACCCTTGAACTGTGCGCCGCAGCCATGCGCGGGCTCAGCAGGCAGGGCGGCCTGCACTTCCGCGGCCCCGCGCTGTACCGGGAGAGCACCCCGGTGGCCATGCCCGCGCCCCATCTCCACCCGGGCACGGACGCCGTTACCTTGGACGCCTTCCGCGGCGCGGCGGACGGCATGGCGCTGCGGCTGCAGCACAGCGATGCCGCGCTGCATGCGGAGTTCTGCCCCGCAACGCCGGCACGAAGGCTGGTGTTTGAGATGCTCGAACAGTTCCGTACCGAGTCGCTGGCCGACGCCGCCATGCCGGGGGTCCGGGCCAACCTGAACCGCCGCTTCCAGCAATGGTCCCGGGAGTTCGAGGCGTCCACGCTGGCGGACACGGACCTGGGACTCATTCTCTTCACCGTGGCCCAGGTCTGCCGGGCGAGGATCACCGCGGAGCCGATGTCCCCGGACTTCGAGGACCGGATTGAATCCGCCCGGGCCGAGCTTGCCCCGCACCTCGGCACGCATCTGGCCGCCCTGCGGCGGGAACGGTTCTCCCAGCCGGGCTTTGCCCGCCATTCCCTCGCCATCGCGGAGACCGTCGCCGCCATCAGCGAGCACCTGGAAGCCCGGGAAGCGCGGCCCTCCCGCTCCAGCGGCCGGGTGCCGCAGTTCCAGCTGCTCTTCGATCAGGACAGCAACGACGACGCCGTCCCCACCGCCGGGTATGGGCGCAGCGATGCGCTGGAAGCCGGAGGGGACGGCTACCGAAAGTTCACCACGGCCTATGACCGCGAGCTCCACGCCACGGATTTGGTCCGCGCCGAACTACTGCGCGGATATCGGCAGCAGCTGGACGACGACATTGCCAGGCAGGGCATCAACGTGCCCCGGCTGGGCCGTGCCCTGGGCGCGGTGCTGTCCACAGCCGTCCAGGACGGCTGGGACGGCGACGCCATTGAGGGCCGGCTCGACGGCAGCAGGCTCGCCCGGCTGGTCACGGCATCCGGGGACCGCAGGGTGTTCCGGACCGAACGGATCGAACCCCGGACCGACGCTACAGTGACGTTCCTGGTGGACTGCTCCGGTTCCATGAAGGAGCACAGCGCCGCCGTGGCCGCCCTGGTGGACGTCTACGCGCGCGCCCTGGAACTGGCGGGGGCGCGCTGCGAAGTCCTGGGCTTCACCACCGCCGCCTGGAACGGCGGCCGCGCCGGGAAGGACTGGATCCGTACCGGCAGGCCCCCGCATCCGGGGCGGCTCAACGAGGTGCGGCACCTGGTCTTCAAGGACGCAGACACCCCGTGGCGGCGGGCCCGCCCGGCCATTGCCGGGCTCATGAAGAAGGACCTGTTCCGTGAAGGAGTCGACGGCGAGGCCGTGGACTGGGCCTGCGCTCGGCTCGGGGGCGGCCCTGGGAACGGCGGCACGGGGAGCAACGGCTCCGAACGGCGGATCCTGCTGGTGGTGTCCGACGGCAGCCCGATGGACGGCGCCACCGCCCTGGCCAACGACGGCCACTATCTGGAACAGCATCTCCGGGATGTCGTGGCGGCGCACGAAGCCGCCGGCAACGCGGAGATCTTCGGACTGGGCGTGGGGCTGGATCTCTCGCCGTATTACCGCAGGAACATCGCACTGGACCTCTCGCGCGGAAGCAGTGCCGCCGTCGTCGGGCAGGTCCTGGCCATGCTTGCCGGACGCCGCTGA
- a CDS encoding AAA family ATPase, protein MDQLSRLMPDEMVSVREVFNLDSDLKVAAFREADEHVPEVDPAYRFNHDVTLAILAAFTRNRRMLLQGLHGTGKSTHIEQVAARLNWPCVRVNLDGHISRLDLVGRDTVVLKDGKQVTEFQEGIVPWAIQRPVALILDEYDAGRPDVMFVIQRLLERDGKLTLLDQNRVLDVHPGFRLFATANTVGLGNLNGMYHGVQRLNHAQIDRWNIVAALNHPPAEDEIGIVLARVPELDDAAGRKLVASMVAVAKLTRDGFRVGDLSTLMSPRTVITWAENIGIFGDPGKAFQLSFVNKCDEAEQPLIAEYFQRCFDRELEAPRTSGYLPAELPPTRAFAAAAAS, encoded by the coding sequence GTGGACCAGCTGAGCCGCCTGATGCCGGACGAGATGGTTTCAGTCCGCGAGGTGTTCAATCTCGATTCTGACCTCAAGGTGGCGGCCTTCCGGGAAGCCGACGAGCACGTCCCCGAGGTGGACCCCGCCTACCGTTTCAACCACGACGTCACCCTGGCCATCCTGGCCGCCTTCACCCGGAACCGGCGGATGCTGCTCCAGGGCCTGCACGGCACAGGCAAGTCCACGCACATCGAGCAGGTGGCCGCGCGGCTGAACTGGCCCTGTGTCCGGGTGAACCTGGACGGCCACATCAGCCGCCTTGACCTGGTGGGCCGCGACACCGTGGTGCTGAAGGACGGCAAGCAGGTCACCGAGTTCCAGGAAGGGATTGTCCCCTGGGCCATCCAACGGCCCGTGGCCCTGATCCTGGACGAGTACGACGCCGGCCGCCCGGACGTGATGTTCGTGATCCAGCGGCTTCTGGAACGCGACGGCAAGCTGACCCTGCTGGACCAGAACCGGGTCCTTGACGTGCACCCCGGGTTCCGGCTCTTTGCCACGGCCAACACCGTGGGACTGGGAAACCTCAACGGCATGTACCACGGCGTCCAGCGGCTCAACCATGCGCAGATCGACCGCTGGAACATCGTCGCCGCCCTGAACCATCCCCCGGCGGAGGACGAGATCGGGATCGTGCTGGCGCGGGTCCCTGAGCTGGACGACGCGGCCGGCCGAAAACTGGTGGCGTCCATGGTGGCCGTGGCCAAGCTGACGCGGGACGGCTTCCGGGTGGGCGATCTGTCCACCCTGATGTCCCCGCGCACCGTCATCACCTGGGCCGAGAACATCGGGATCTTCGGCGATCCCGGCAAGGCGTTCCAGCTGTCCTTCGTCAACAAGTGCGATGAAGCCGAGCAGCCACTCATTGCCGAGTACTTCCAGCGCTGCTTTGACCGGGAGCTGGAAGCGCCACGGACCTCGGGGTACCTGCCCGCCGAGCTGCCGCCGACCCGCGCCTTCGCTGCCGCCGCGGCCAGCTAA
- a CDS encoding IclR family transcriptional regulator: MAEIHRLGEPALQAPTELAGDTPTMRLFSLLELIATKDQLFTLQGLVEETGTPKPTLHRMLQQLEGSGLLIRENNGRHYGTGVRLRRMAENLLINDMHHGARHAVLRNLVAELGESCNVTAVSGSEVVYLDRIETSEPLRITLQPGSRVPVHCSASGKMILSQLSPAQRRRLIAAAPLERYTNKTVTDPELIEEELQRVRRDGYAIDDEEFLPGMVCVAVLVPTANTVSNLCVAVQAPVMRLTPEKGLKLLPALQRAAAAIGLIEAEAGSGTAEGTVDGGSTTGGSQAGAAGIDAGRSDGVEDELWTS, from the coding sequence ATGGCTGAGATTCACAGGCTGGGCGAGCCCGCCCTGCAGGCGCCGACGGAGCTGGCCGGGGACACGCCCACCATGCGGCTGTTCTCGCTGCTGGAACTGATCGCCACCAAGGACCAGCTCTTCACGCTCCAGGGCCTGGTGGAGGAAACGGGCACACCCAAGCCCACGCTGCACCGCATGCTGCAGCAGCTGGAAGGCTCCGGCCTTCTGATCCGGGAGAACAACGGCCGGCACTACGGCACCGGGGTGCGGCTGCGGCGCATGGCGGAGAATCTGCTGATCAATGACATGCACCACGGCGCACGCCATGCGGTGCTGCGAAACCTGGTCGCGGAACTGGGCGAGAGCTGCAACGTGACGGCGGTGTCCGGCAGCGAAGTGGTCTACCTGGACCGTATCGAAACGTCCGAACCGCTGCGGATCACCCTCCAGCCCGGCTCCCGGGTGCCGGTGCACTGCTCGGCCAGCGGGAAGATGATCCTCTCCCAGCTCAGCCCGGCACAGCGCAGGCGCCTCATTGCCGCCGCGCCGCTGGAACGCTACACGAACAAGACCGTGACGGACCCCGAGCTGATCGAGGAGGAACTCCAGCGCGTCCGCCGGGACGGCTACGCGATCGACGACGAGGAATTCCTCCCAGGCATGGTGTGCGTGGCCGTGCTGGTTCCCACAGCGAACACCGTGTCCAACCTCTGCGTCGCGGTCCAGGCGCCGGTCATGCGGCTCACCCCCGAGAAGGGGCTGAAGCTGCTCCCGGCCCTGCAGCGTGCTGCGGCGGCGATCGGTCTGATCGAGGCAGAGGCCGGTTCCGGCACCGCTGAAGGAACCGTCGACGGCGGCAGCACCACCGGGGGCAGCCAGGCCGGGGCGGCCGGCATCGACGCGGGCCGCTCTGACGGCGTGGAGGACGAGCTGTGGACCAGCTGA